The genomic interval CTCTTCGTGGCCGGCTGCGACCCAGTGATGCAGAAGAAGATGTTCGGATGGACGTTTAAAGAGCTCGGCTTCGATGAGGACAAGTTCGTAGGCGTGGAAATCAGGAACATGGACACTGAGGGAGCCATCCGGGCAATAGACGAGGTCATGAGCGCGGAATAGGGGGATGAGCATGGCAGACAACTGGTACCCTGTGATTGACTACGACAAGTGCACTGGCTGCCTGACGTGCGCGAACTTCTGCCCGCACGGTGTGTACGACACCTCCGGGGAAAAGCCCAGGGTCGTGAAGCCCGAGGATTGCGTGGAGTTCTGCAGGGGTTGCCAGAGGATATGCCCAACGGGGGCTATAAACTACTTCGGAGACTCCTGAGTAAGCCGTTTCACTTTTCACTCTCGGAGGGTGGGGATACTCAAGGCCTTCTCAACCGTCATCCCGCCATCTATTTTTATAATTCTGACATTGCCGGAGTCGAGTATCATCTTCCCCTTCGGACAGTCCATGCGGGTTATCAGGACATCCACGCCGAGGTTGACAAGAAAAAGGGCTACCTTCGGACCCGCCCCGTGGGGGAGCGTTGAGTATGGATTCTCCACCACCTCCACTCTCTTGGTTTTTCCATTTTCGAGTTCCACCAGAGTGAAGGTCTTGGCTCTCACGAGGCTTTCGTGCACTACATCTCGCAAGCCCCCAACCCCTGTAGGAATCGCCACCCTCACGTTAGCACCCCCGGGTATCTACCTCAAAGGACGTTCATCAGCGTTTTGAGCGCTATCAGGTAGAGGATAACCCCGATTACTTTTTTTACCTGCTCAGAGCTCATTTTGAAGTGCATCAAATGGGTTCCAATCCAGCCGCCGGCTATGGCCGGGATGGAAACCCACAGGAGCAGCCTCCAGTCGAGTGTTCCCATCCCCCAGTAGGTCAGGAAGCCGCTGAGTGAGGAGAAGAAGACAACGAGAGCAGTTGTGGCGGCGACCTTCTTGGGCTCGTAGCCGAGCATTATGAGCGCGGGGCTTATTATCCCGCCGCCGCCAACACCAAGGAGACCCCCGAGGAAGCCTGCTATTCCCCCAATGATCGAGCCCTCAACGATGTGGTTCCCGTCCTTCGGCCTCCTTCTCGGCCTGAAGAAAATCATCATCGTCCCAGAATAGAGCAGAAAAGCCACGAAGACCCAGAGAACGTAGACCTTGGGGATGAACTTGCCGACGTAGGCTCCAACCGGGGCCATGGCCGTCGCGACTATTAAAATCGGCAGACCGAAGCGGTGGTCGAGCTTGCCGTGCCTGAGGTTCTTGAGCGTTGCCGAGAGCATCGAGAGAGTGTTTATGAACAGCCCGGTGGGCTTGGCGGTCATAAGGGGCACTCCAAGCCAGCTCATCGTAGGAACTATGGCTATGGCGCTTCCGACCCCACCGATTGAGAAGACGATGCTGAGGATGAAGGATATGAGCGCGAGCTCTGGATAGTTCATTAGGTTCACCTCACTTTATTGTGTCCATCGAATGAAGGAATGGTCATTTAAAAAGATTTTGATGTGTCAGACGATTCCGATGTTTCGAAGACCGAAACCTGAGGGGGTAGAAACTGGGGTTAACGGTTTTCAATACAGTCGCTCTCTTCTTCCTCGAGCTCTATTATCCTCTCGAGAACGCACTCGAGAACGGAGAGGTCCGCGAGTATGCCATCAAAGCGCGACTTTGCTCCCTCAGAATTAGAGCTTTCGGCCAGGTGGCCGACTATCTCCTTCAGTGGCCGGACCTCGCGCTCCAGAATGTCCTTTGGTTGCTGCAGGAACTTCTCAAGGAACGCGGGTACGGCGGAGAAGTACTTAGTTTTCCCCTCCTTACGGTAGGTAACGAGGTAATCCCTCGCGAGCCGGGAGAGGGACACGGAAACGGAAGACCTGCTCAGACCCGCCTTTTCGGCCAGTTCGGATATCGTAAGGGGTCTATCGCTCAGGAGGAGATAGGCGTATATCTTGCCGTCCGTGTGGGTGTACCCCCACCTGCTCATCAGCTGTGTAACAATTTCAACGAATCTTTTGGATTCCTTCGTTGGGACGCTCATCACCTCTCCCCCAAGAACACGCCTTCAAAATCATAAAAGAAAAAAGATTTAAAAAGATTTTGAAATCATGCGGCGGTTCTGCGCGAGGATGCACTGGAAGTGGAGACCCGGCCAACGGCTATCATGGCTCCGCCGATAAGTGAAATCCACGCACCGAGAGTCCAGAAGCCGCCATCGAAGGGCATGGTTATCAGGGCGAGCAGTGCGACCGTCCATCCAATCATGCTCTTGTTGCTCCTGTAGTAATACGCTATCGCCATGATGGTAAGGCTTAGTATTATCTCAACCCAGCCCACTGTGCCCACGCTTCCGTAGTGCCAGCCGTAGAATGTTTTGTTTGCCAGCACCATTATTCCGTCTGTCAGTATAACCAGCGCGCCCAAAATGGCGGTCCACATGCCGGTTTTTGCAGAGACCATTTCCATCGCCTCCTAAAGGTTGTCAATTCTGGGTTCTCGCAATACTATTTAAATTTTTCGGTTATATCGGATATGTCAGTTATTTCTGATACATCGCAATGGAAAACTTGTAAGGGGATGAATCCATAGAAAATTAGGTGGAAAATAACGAGAGAAACACCCTCTAGGTAAAAACCCCAAAATCCCCTTTGGAGGCCATTTGGGAGCCATTTCATAGAACGACTAACTACCCACCCCCAGAGGTCAGCTGGGTTGATGGGAGCGTTGTCATGCGCAAACCTGGCCCCTACGTGCCGGGTTACTACAAGGCTGTTGAGAAGAGGCTCTTGGACTACCTCTAAAGAGCAAAGTTCATGCCTGACCCGGCCAGTTGGCCATTTAAAAGCCTCTGGATGGTATGTACTTGCCCCCGCGCCCCATTATATGCAATTTTCTGTTTTCTGAACCCCTTTTTCTTCCCTCCTCGCTGTCCAAACGCACGCCTTTGTACTGAAAAAACTTATATGTCAAATCCTGAATCCATCATATTGTACTAAAAGTACAATATTATTGGCGGTCTATTAGGAGAAGCGGAGTACCTCAATGACGAGAGGGAAAGTTACCACGAAATATGTAGTAGTGCGGATGAAAGAAGTAGGGAGCTGGTTAGTTCGTGACACTTCCCTCGGGAGATTGCGGAATTCCAAAGACTCTACTTACATATCCGACCATTGGCTCCATGTTTCATCTGGTGAAACTCAAAATTTACTCATCGGCCAGAGGTACTACATCAAAGGTATTGCCACGACAGGAG from Palaeococcus ferrophilus DSM 13482 carries:
- a CDS encoding 4Fe-4S dicluster domain-containing protein, with protein sequence MSMADNWYPVIDYDKCTGCLTCANFCPHGVYDTSGEKPRVVKPEDCVEFCRGCQRICPTGAINYFGDS
- a CDS encoding NifB/NifX family molybdenum-iron cluster-binding protein, whose protein sequence is MRVAIPTGVGGLRDVVHESLVRAKTFTLVELENGKTKRVEVVENPYSTLPHGAGPKVALFLVNLGVDVLITRMDCPKGKMILDSGNVRIIKIDGGMTVEKALSIPTLRE
- a CDS encoding sulfite exporter TauE/SafE family protein; translated protein: MNYPELALISFILSIVFSIGGVGSAIAIVPTMSWLGVPLMTAKPTGLFINTLSMLSATLKNLRHGKLDHRFGLPILIVATAMAPVGAYVGKFIPKVYVLWVFVAFLLYSGTMMIFFRPRRRPKDGNHIVEGSIIGGIAGFLGGLLGVGGGGIISPALIMLGYEPKKVAATTALVVFFSSLSGFLTYWGMGTLDWRLLLWVSIPAIAGGWIGTHLMHFKMSSEQVKKVIGVILYLIALKTLMNVL
- a CDS encoding helix-turn-helix domain-containing protein — translated: MSVPTKESKRFVEIVTQLMSRWGYTHTDGKIYAYLLLSDRPLTISELAEKAGLSRSSVSVSLSRLARDYLVTYRKEGKTKYFSAVPAFLEKFLQQPKDILEREVRPLKEIVGHLAESSNSEGAKSRFDGILADLSVLECVLERIIELEEEESDCIENR